In a genomic window of Halobiforma lacisalsi AJ5:
- a CDS encoding CbaC protein, with the protein MRLRTSPAKLLVLVALCLVVLVELRTALAFVGVSLSVSATVAVGAVAIVLLLLWAVQPAESAE; encoded by the coding sequence ATGCGGCTGCGAACCTCTCCAGCGAAGTTACTCGTTTTGGTCGCGCTCTGTCTCGTCGTCCTCGTCGAGTTGCGGACGGCGCTCGCGTTCGTCGGCGTTTCCCTGTCGGTCAGTGCGACGGTCGCAGTCGGGGCCGTTGCGATCGTACTGCTGTTACTCTGGGCAGTACAGCCGGCAGAAAGCGCGGAGTGA
- a CDS encoding DUF7139 domain-containing protein: MSAEAPADGYLFDLYRRYIGEPEGRTDVYVGFGLFLGGIGLAVVALLLFLWSTTLEARTATYFAWVQPAYAIAMLSVPATLLGVVVLLPSERRTLYTSVAGVAITVAAVVGFLLAYPDDWLYGADYSVEVVATYAVGLAGVAASTGAALIAHYLDMAQSADHLEAGDADEDGESYTDEEIQEDIDEAMEGVELSWGGVEKTEHTRLSFSSDEFDDVEVNTDAGTKTKRSSGVDAQVAGLKGLKGGETETTTSSSTVDDQTQKLKELREQQRAEELATKDESGPARVLEAVVDRFRALLGRK; this comes from the coding sequence ATGTCAGCGGAAGCGCCCGCGGATGGATATCTCTTCGACCTCTATCGCCGCTACATCGGCGAACCGGAGGGCCGGACCGACGTCTACGTCGGCTTCGGACTGTTCCTCGGCGGAATCGGCCTTGCCGTCGTGGCCCTGTTGCTCTTCCTGTGGAGCACCACGCTCGAGGCCCGGACGGCGACGTACTTCGCGTGGGTCCAGCCGGCCTACGCCATCGCGATGTTGTCGGTGCCGGCGACGCTGCTGGGCGTCGTCGTCCTGTTGCCCTCGGAGCGGCGCACCCTCTACACCTCGGTCGCCGGCGTGGCGATCACGGTCGCCGCGGTCGTCGGGTTCCTGCTCGCCTACCCGGACGATTGGCTGTACGGGGCCGACTACTCCGTCGAAGTCGTCGCGACCTACGCCGTCGGACTGGCCGGCGTCGCGGCCTCGACCGGCGCGGCGTTGATCGCCCACTACCTCGACATGGCCCAGTCGGCCGACCACCTCGAGGCCGGCGATGCCGACGAGGACGGCGAATCCTACACCGACGAGGAGATTCAGGAGGACATCGACGAGGCGATGGAGGGCGTCGAACTCTCCTGGGGCGGCGTCGAGAAAACCGAACACACGCGCCTGAGCTTCTCGAGCGACGAGTTCGACGACGTCGAGGTCAACACCGACGCCGGCACGAAGACGAAACGATCGTCCGGCGTCGACGCCCAGGTCGCCGGACTCAAGGGGCTGAAAGGCGGCGAGACGGAGACGACCACCTCGAGTTCGACCGTCGACGATCAGACCCAGAAACTGAAGGAACTCCGCGAGCAGCAACGCGCCGAGGAACTCGCGACGAAAGACGAGAGCGGGCCCGCACGCGTTCTCGAGGCGGTCGTAGATCGGTTCCGCGCCCTTCTCGGCCGGAAATAA
- a CDS encoding DUF7344 domain-containing protein — MSNPSSDDRSTHAGDDLFGALADGTRRRLLRTVYDRSPEGIGKKELATELAAVTNDKPVAAVDETERQRAHIDCQHRSLPALIDVGLVEETDDGTVVATDHPVYDDPNLEPILAGRTDASSAELDALFAALSDDRRRSILSALGGRRRRLSTAELARAVAALEEGTIERDVDCERVERVRTSLVHVHLPALSEAGLVAYDPDADRVFAENDRFVSAAWLVDESGGRTHTGSETAGACAEVGAETGVEVRSLEGSEALISLRQS, encoded by the coding sequence ATGAGTAACCCATCGTCCGACGACCGATCGACTCACGCCGGGGACGACCTCTTCGGAGCACTCGCCGACGGGACGCGCCGCCGACTGCTCCGAACCGTCTACGACCGATCGCCGGAAGGCATCGGGAAAAAGGAGCTTGCCACCGAACTCGCCGCGGTAACGAACGACAAACCCGTCGCGGCAGTCGACGAAACCGAACGCCAACGCGCCCACATCGACTGCCAGCACCGCTCGCTCCCGGCGCTGATCGACGTGGGCCTCGTCGAGGAGACCGACGACGGGACGGTCGTCGCGACTGACCATCCCGTTTACGACGACCCGAACCTCGAGCCCATCCTCGCGGGGCGGACCGACGCCTCGAGCGCCGAACTCGACGCGCTGTTCGCGGCGCTTTCCGACGATCGACGGCGATCGATCCTCTCCGCGCTGGGCGGTCGCCGGCGCCGGCTCTCGACGGCCGAACTCGCGCGGGCCGTCGCTGCCCTCGAGGAGGGAACGATCGAACGCGACGTCGACTGCGAACGCGTCGAGCGGGTCCGGACGTCGCTGGTTCACGTCCATTTGCCGGCGCTGAGCGAGGCTGGCCTCGTCGCGTACGACCCCGACGCCGACCGTGTGTTCGCAGAGAACGACCGGTTCGTCTCCGCGGCCTGGCTCGTCGACGAGTCGGGCGGTCGAACTCACACCGGCTCGGAGACGGCGGGGGCGTGCGCCGAAGTCGGTGCAGAGACCGGGGTCGAAGTTCGATCGCTCGAGGGCAGCGAAGCGCTCATCTCCCTTCGCCAATCGTGA
- a CDS encoding disk-shape morphogenesis protein volactin, which yields MAKGLDVGTMNILSAQQDGNDTVFVQQRNSFVEIEYSDMAEQMLSRSEVLHIRKDDKVYVVGDDALNFANIFNKETRRPMKHGILSNDEQSAIPMMKLIIEQVVGEPAYPDEKLYFSTPADPIDSDLSTLYHQKTIESFLDDMGYDAEPINEGMSVIYSELADNNFTGLGISFGAGMTNVCLSYYAVPVMKFSVARGGDWVDEQAARATGTPVDKVTSIKEDDFELDFTTDVGGVEGALSIYYENLLDYVIDNIVEEVDEEDVEEGLDVPVVVTGGTSSPDGFEELFRDHLDEANIPFSISDVTHADEPLYSVARGGLVAARSDEDVDREEEDAEAATASE from the coding sequence ATGGCCAAAGGCCTAGACGTCGGAACGATGAACATCCTGTCCGCACAGCAGGATGGGAACGACACGGTGTTCGTGCAACAGCGTAATTCCTTCGTAGAGATCGAGTACTCGGACATGGCCGAGCAGATGCTCTCGCGGAGCGAAGTCCTCCACATTCGGAAGGACGACAAGGTCTACGTCGTCGGGGACGACGCCCTGAACTTCGCGAACATCTTCAACAAGGAGACCCGCCGGCCGATGAAACACGGGATCCTCTCGAACGACGAACAGAGCGCGATCCCGATGATGAAACTCATCATCGAACAGGTCGTCGGCGAACCCGCCTATCCCGACGAGAAACTGTACTTCTCGACGCCCGCCGATCCGATCGACTCGGATCTCTCGACGCTGTACCACCAGAAGACGATCGAATCCTTCCTCGACGACATGGGGTACGACGCCGAACCCATCAACGAGGGGATGTCGGTCATCTACTCCGAACTCGCGGACAACAACTTCACCGGCCTCGGGATCTCGTTCGGTGCCGGCATGACAAACGTCTGCCTGTCCTACTACGCGGTCCCGGTCATGAAGTTCTCCGTCGCCCGCGGTGGCGACTGGGTCGACGAACAGGCCGCCCGCGCGACCGGAACGCCCGTCGACAAGGTCACCTCCATCAAGGAAGACGACTTCGAACTGGACTTCACCACCGACGTCGGCGGCGTCGAGGGTGCGCTGTCGATCTACTACGAGAACCTGCTCGACTACGTCATCGACAACATCGTCGAGGAAGTCGACGAGGAGGACGTCGAGGAAGGGCTGGACGTCCCCGTCGTCGTCACCGGCGGCACCTCGAGTCCGGACGGCTTCGAGGAACTGTTCCGCGACCACCTCGACGAGGCGAACATTCCGTTCTCGATCAGCGACGTGACTCACGCCGACGAACCGCTCTACAGCGTGGCTCGTGGCGGACTCGTTGCCGCACGATCCGACGAGGACGTCGATCGCGAAGAGGAAGACGCGGAAGCGGCGACCGCGAGCGAGTAA
- a CDS encoding zf-TFIIB domain-containing protein codes for MDECPRCQRSLEELSLGEVSTVTCPHCEYADIPVEHESRREEPESWRDAFNRFYEE; via the coding sequence ATGGACGAGTGCCCCAGATGTCAGCGCTCGCTCGAGGAACTCTCGCTGGGCGAGGTGTCGACCGTCACCTGCCCGCACTGCGAGTACGCGGACATCCCCGTCGAGCACGAGTCCCGACGGGAAGAGCCCGAATCCTGGCGGGACGCGTTCAACCGCTTCTACGAGGAGTGA
- a CDS encoding METTL5 family protein: MAPSRRTLARELESLADFSDPDPDLEQYLTPPEVAAHVCHLAGLQSDLERLVIDLGTGTGMLAVAASLAGADRIAGIDVDPDALATAAENAARVGADVDWVRGDVTRPPFCSPESDADDGLTVVSNPPFGAQHGNRHADREFLETARSIAAVSYTIHNEGSQEFVESYADDEGGTVTHAFRAPFPIERRFEFHTAATETLEAEVFRIEWR; this comes from the coding sequence ATGGCACCCTCCCGGCGCACGCTCGCCCGCGAACTCGAGTCGCTCGCGGACTTCTCCGATCCCGATCCCGACCTCGAACAGTACCTCACGCCGCCGGAGGTCGCCGCCCACGTCTGTCATCTCGCCGGGCTGCAAAGCGACCTCGAGCGGCTGGTGATCGACCTCGGCACCGGAACCGGTATGCTGGCGGTCGCGGCGTCGCTGGCCGGCGCCGATCGGATCGCCGGGATCGACGTCGACCCGGACGCCCTCGCGACCGCCGCGGAGAACGCCGCCCGTGTCGGCGCGGACGTCGACTGGGTCCGCGGAGACGTCACTCGGCCGCCCTTTTGCTCCCCCGAGTCCGACGCGGACGACGGACTCACCGTCGTCTCGAACCCGCCCTTCGGCGCACAGCACGGGAACCGCCACGCCGACCGCGAGTTCCTCGAGACCGCCCGCTCGATCGCCGCCGTCTCCTACACGATCCACAACGAGGGGAGCCAGGAGTTCGTCGAATCGTACGCGGACGACGAGGGGGGGACGGTCACGCACGCCTTTCGAGCGCCGTTCCCGATAGAACGGCGGTTCGAGTTCCACACCGCGGCGACGGAGACCCTCGAGGCGGAGGTCTTCCGGATCGAGTGGCGATAG
- a CDS encoding cytochrome c oxidase subunit II, with amino-acid sequence MRIHQYERVWLLASMVLIVGFIATITYGAVGLGITMVDDRGATIAPDEINEDERFGDPRVEQVGDDEYEVYAVAMTFAFQPDPIEIPADSEVTFYVTSRDVIHSFYVVGTNTNTMVIPGEISVVTVEFDEPGEYGLICTEYCGAAHHEMEGQLAVLEDEEFDLTELEVEAPDEVEPDGEIEITATVTNGQLEAIEETVTVELGDETLEESVTVEGDDSESVTLTVDAADLGEGDHDWTASAGDLTESGTVSVVEGSEDDAEGDDDG; translated from the coding sequence ATGAGGATCCACCAGTACGAACGGGTGTGGTTGCTCGCGTCGATGGTGTTGATCGTCGGGTTCATCGCGACGATCACGTACGGCGCGGTGGGGCTTGGGATCACGATGGTCGACGATCGCGGGGCGACGATCGCGCCGGACGAGATCAACGAGGACGAGCGATTCGGCGACCCGCGAGTCGAGCAGGTGGGCGACGACGAGTACGAGGTCTACGCCGTCGCGATGACCTTCGCCTTCCAGCCGGATCCGATCGAGATCCCCGCCGACAGCGAGGTCACGTTCTACGTCACGAGCCGGGACGTGATTCACAGTTTCTACGTCGTCGGGACCAACACGAACACGATGGTCATCCCGGGGGAGATCTCGGTCGTGACCGTCGAGTTCGACGAACCCGGCGAGTACGGTCTCATTTGCACCGAGTACTGTGGTGCCGCCCACCACGAGATGGAGGGGCAACTGGCCGTCCTCGAGGACGAGGAGTTCGACCTGACCGAACTCGAGGTCGAGGCCCCCGACGAGGTCGAACCGGACGGGGAGATCGAGATCACCGCGACGGTGACCAACGGCCAACTCGAGGCGATCGAGGAGACCGTTACGGTGGAACTCGGCGACGAGACGCTCGAGGAGTCGGTCACGGTCGAGGGGGACGACAGCGAGTCGGTGACGTTGACGGTCGATGCGGCCGACCTCGGCGAGGGCGATCACGACTGGACGGCGTCGGCGGGCGACCTGACGGAGAGCGGTACGGTGTCGGTCGTCGAAGGGAGCGAAGACGACGCCGAGGGGGACGACGATGGCTAA
- a CDS encoding ABC transporter permease, whose amino-acid sequence MTRAPLALVLLPLVRTRAILGIAVAQLRRSPGRTVLAVLSVALAVLAVTLLASLGAGVVATGEEGLDNADRDIWISSDPVDPDASGTENPIVGAHGTAAELTQRDDVTSASPLALQDVYVGTDPDPSELQRHPAIGVQETHDGFDFRSGGGFETPESAYETDQPRSDDPVTDEIVLDPRVADELDAEVGDTVYVGTSRQTAPEYEFTVVGVSDYYSQYLGSETVTMPLVDLQAVAGTTGTDRATFLTADVADDADREAVAADLDESYPEYDVRTSDEQVEAMIGERPLVVASGATLVGLAVVGGVVLTVNLFALVAAQQREELAALRAVGLSRRLLAGTVAAQGLVIGLLGGLVGIAATPLLASGLNRFAASIASFDALVRTSPDVYVLGIAIALVVGTVVALIAGWRAGRYATIDHLEG is encoded by the coding sequence ATGACCCGGGCGCCGCTCGCGCTGGTGCTGTTGCCGCTCGTCCGGACCCGCGCGATACTGGGGATCGCCGTCGCTCAGCTTCGGCGCTCGCCGGGTCGGACCGTCCTCGCGGTCCTCTCGGTGGCCCTCGCGGTGCTCGCCGTGACCCTGCTTGCGAGCCTGGGGGCCGGCGTCGTCGCCACCGGCGAGGAGGGACTGGACAACGCCGATCGGGATATCTGGATCTCGAGCGACCCCGTCGATCCGGACGCGAGCGGGACGGAGAACCCGATCGTCGGCGCTCACGGGACTGCGGCTGAACTCACCCAGCGCGACGACGTCACGTCCGCGTCACCGCTGGCGCTCCAGGACGTCTACGTCGGCACGGACCCCGATCCGTCGGAACTGCAACGCCACCCCGCGATCGGGGTTCAGGAAACCCACGACGGGTTCGACTTCCGGTCCGGCGGCGGTTTCGAAACGCCCGAGTCGGCCTACGAAACGGACCAGCCGCGGTCCGACGATCCAGTGACGGACGAGATCGTGCTCGATCCGCGCGTAGCGGACGAACTCGACGCGGAGGTCGGTGACACCGTCTACGTCGGCACCAGCCGACAGACCGCGCCGGAGTACGAGTTCACCGTCGTCGGGGTTTCGGACTACTACTCCCAGTACCTGGGGTCGGAGACGGTGACGATGCCGCTCGTCGACCTGCAGGCCGTCGCGGGAACGACGGGGACCGATCGCGCGACCTTCCTGACCGCCGACGTGGCCGACGACGCCGACCGGGAGGCCGTCGCCGCGGACCTCGACGAGTCGTACCCGGAGTACGACGTCCGGACCAGCGACGAACAGGTCGAGGCGATGATCGGCGAACGCCCGCTCGTGGTCGCCAGCGGGGCGACGCTCGTCGGCCTCGCGGTCGTCGGCGGCGTCGTCCTGACGGTCAACCTGTTCGCGCTCGTGGCCGCCCAGCAACGCGAGGAGTTGGCCGCGCTTCGGGCAGTCGGCCTCTCCAGGAGACTCCTCGCCGGGACGGTCGCGGCCCAGGGACTGGTGATCGGGCTGCTCGGCGGGCTCGTCGGTATCGCCGCGACGCCGCTGCTCGCGTCCGGGTTGAACCGATTTGCGGCCTCTATCGCGAGCTTCGACGCCCTCGTCCGGACCTCGCCGGACGTCTACGTCCTCGGGATCGCCATCGCCCTCGTCGTCGGCACCGTCGTCGCGCTCATCGCCGGGTGGCGTGCCGGTCGGTACGCGACGATCGATCACCTCGAGGGGTAG
- the dph2 gene encoding diphthamide biosynthesis enzyme Dph2, protein MSQESEPGSEYTEGDLRNTGMRLKHDREWDYELERIIEAIEERDAETVGLQFPEGLKRRGPKVADDLRALADDDVTFMLSGQPCYGACDLDTYLMKRTDVFVHFGHSPMKNTDKVIYVPLFSNVEVTPIMEEALDTLEDPEETEGVGLVTTAQHMNRYEEMSEFLEERGYEVHSRRGDERLTHEGQVLGCNYASADVPADQVLYVGGGKFHPLGLAMEHPDKHVVIADPVNNVVTVADTEKFMKQRYASVHKAMDAEKWGVIFCTKIGQGRWDQAQEILEDNDDAYLITMDEVTPDRLRNFDMDAFVNTGCPRITTDDGPQFHKPMLTPGEYEIAVGNKPLEDLSFDTFHGTW, encoded by the coding sequence ATGAGTCAGGAGTCGGAGCCGGGATCGGAGTACACCGAAGGCGACCTTCGGAACACCGGAATGCGTCTCAAGCACGATCGCGAGTGGGACTACGAACTCGAGCGGATCATCGAGGCGATCGAGGAGCGCGACGCCGAAACGGTCGGCCTGCAGTTCCCCGAGGGCCTGAAACGCCGCGGCCCGAAGGTGGCCGACGACCTCCGGGCGCTCGCCGACGACGACGTCACGTTCATGCTGTCGGGCCAGCCCTGCTACGGGGCCTGCGACCTCGACACCTATCTGATGAAACGCACCGACGTGTTCGTCCACTTCGGCCACTCGCCGATGAAGAACACGGACAAGGTGATCTACGTCCCGCTGTTCTCGAACGTCGAGGTGACGCCGATCATGGAGGAGGCACTCGACACCCTCGAGGACCCCGAGGAAACCGAGGGCGTCGGCCTCGTCACCACGGCCCAGCACATGAACCGCTACGAGGAGATGTCCGAGTTCCTCGAGGAACGCGGCTACGAAGTTCACAGCCGCCGCGGCGACGAGCGACTGACCCACGAGGGGCAGGTCCTGGGGTGCAATTACGCGAGCGCGGACGTACCTGCGGACCAGGTCCTGTACGTCGGCGGCGGGAAGTTCCACCCGCTCGGGCTGGCGATGGAACACCCCGACAAGCACGTCGTCATCGCCGACCCCGTCAACAACGTCGTCACCGTCGCCGACACGGAGAAGTTCATGAAACAGCGCTACGCCTCGGTCCACAAGGCGATGGACGCCGAGAAGTGGGGCGTCATCTTCTGTACCAAAATCGGTCAGGGTCGCTGGGACCAGGCCCAGGAGATCCTCGAGGACAACGACGACGCCTACCTCATCACGATGGACGAGGTCACGCCCGACCGCCTGCGGAACTTCGACATGGACGCGTTCGTCAACACCGGCTGTCCGCGGATCACGACCGACGACGGCCCACAGTTCCACAAGCCGATGCTGACCCCGGGCGAGTACGAGATCGCCGTTGGCAACAAGCCGCTCGAGGACCTGTCTTTCGACACGTTCCACGGAACCTGGTAG
- a CDS encoding b(o/a)3-type cytochrome-c oxidase subunit 1 yields the protein MANGDTFADAYPTQARHIRAAFWASFLSLGVGAFFGLIQALHRTDILRVIESQTYYTVLTAHGVFLVISFTIFFLVGVFQWAVTDSLERPPVDMRFTWGWYGLMSLGASLTAFAILAGFTDSIDVSADVLFTFYAPLQAHPLFYVGLVVFVVGTWLAGADWFRSWLAWKGDNPGERIPLPTFMVLTTMIMWYISSIGVAVAILAFILPWSLELTGSLNPTLTRTLFWYFGHPVVYFWLLPAYLLWYILLPKLAGGRLFSDPLARVVFILFVLLSTPVGIHHQYLDPGISEGFKFIAMTNTMFLLLPSLLTAFTIIASMEHGARQRGGEGYFNWLTALPWRDPAFTGMALAGMIFAFGGFTGIVNAGMNINYLVHNTLWVPGHIHTQVGTAAALTFMAGAYWLVPQLTGNRLVGRSVALVQVVLWFVGIVFMTNSMYRGGLVGMPRRTAEPQYEGFEYEVAAGSVGELNAQLAVGGTLLFVSAMLFLALMVLTAFNGGTEPIDDGSIPPALSGPEDSPAVLDNLKLWVAIAAVLVVIAYSFPLASIVSRGGLFGPDIGPIPVAIDAASTVARTALEAVAAVVR from the coding sequence ATGGCTAACGGCGATACCTTCGCCGACGCCTACCCCACCCAGGCACGCCACATCAGGGCGGCGTTCTGGGCGTCGTTCCTCTCGCTTGGCGTCGGCGCGTTCTTCGGCCTGATCCAGGCGCTCCACCGGACCGACATCCTTCGCGTGATCGAATCACAGACCTACTACACCGTGTTGACCGCACACGGGGTCTTCCTCGTGATTTCGTTTACCATCTTCTTTCTGGTCGGGGTCTTCCAGTGGGCGGTCACCGACAGCCTCGAGCGCCCGCCCGTCGACATGCGGTTCACGTGGGGCTGGTACGGCCTGATGTCACTCGGCGCGTCGCTCACGGCGTTTGCAATCCTCGCCGGCTTCACCGACTCGATCGACGTGAGCGCCGACGTGCTCTTTACCTTCTACGCGCCGCTGCAGGCCCATCCGCTGTTTTACGTCGGGCTGGTGGTGTTCGTCGTCGGTACCTGGCTCGCGGGGGCCGACTGGTTCCGTAGCTGGCTGGCCTGGAAGGGCGACAACCCCGGCGAGCGGATCCCGCTGCCGACGTTCATGGTGTTGACGACGATGATTATGTGGTACATCTCCTCGATCGGCGTCGCCGTCGCGATCCTCGCCTTTATTCTGCCGTGGTCGCTCGAGCTCACCGGGTCGCTGAACCCGACGTTGACCCGGACGCTGTTCTGGTACTTCGGGCATCCGGTGGTCTACTTCTGGCTGCTGCCGGCGTACCTGCTGTGGTACATCCTCCTGCCGAAACTGGCGGGCGGACGGCTGTTCAGCGACCCGCTCGCCCGCGTCGTGTTCATCCTGTTCGTCCTGCTGTCGACGCCGGTCGGGATCCATCACCAGTACCTCGACCCCGGCATCTCGGAGGGGTTCAAGTTCATCGCGATGACGAACACGATGTTCCTCCTGTTGCCGAGCCTGCTGACCGCGTTCACGATCATCGCGAGCATGGAACACGGCGCGCGCCAGCGCGGCGGCGAGGGCTATTTCAACTGGCTGACCGCACTCCCCTGGCGCGACCCGGCCTTCACAGGGATGGCGCTCGCAGGAATGATCTTCGCCTTCGGGGGGTTCACCGGCATCGTCAACGCCGGCATGAACATCAACTACCTCGTCCACAACACGCTGTGGGTTCCCGGCCACATCCACACGCAGGTCGGCACCGCGGCCGCGCTGACGTTCATGGCCGGCGCCTACTGGCTGGTTCCCCAGCTCACCGGCAATCGCCTCGTCGGCCGGAGCGTCGCGCTGGTACAGGTCGTGCTCTGGTTCGTCGGCATCGTCTTCATGACCAACTCGATGTACCGCGGCGGGCTGGTCGGCATGCCCCGCCGGACGGCCGAACCGCAGTACGAGGGCTTCGAGTACGAGGTGGCTGCCGGCTCGGTCGGCGAACTCAACGCCCAGCTCGCGGTCGGCGGCACGCTCCTGTTCGTCTCCGCGATGCTCTTTCTCGCGCTCATGGTCCTGACCGCGTTCAACGGCGGGACGGAACCGATCGACGACGGGTCGATCCCGCCCGCGCTCTCGGGCCCGGAGGACTCCCCCGCCGTCCTCGACAACCTGAAACTGTGGGTCGCCATCGCGGCCGTCCTCGTCGTCATCGCCTACAGCTTCCCGCTCGCGAGTATCGTCTCGAGAGGTGGCCTGTTCGGCCCCGACATCGGTCCGATCCCGGTCGCGATCGACGCCGCGTCGACGGTAGCGCGGACGGCACTCGAGGCCGTCGCGGCCGTCGTTCGCTAA
- a CDS encoding MBL fold metallo-hydrolase has product MESDWDDWLLRDVEAATPDGVAVWYLGCNGFVLKGTDGTTLFIDPYLGLGDPPRTVRMIPVPFDPEDVAEADAVLATHEHTDHVHGPSQAPILERTGATFYAPDDSLSVAREDENWTGEWNVTENQLTEVNEGETVEIGEFTVHVEEAHDADATHPVSYVIEHDAGTFFHGGDTKPGEAFDRIGREYDIDLGALAFGTVGRIPDKETREPKRTRWYNDENQIVETAAALELERLLPTHWDMWKGLTADPKVLHHHTASFEFPRRLEIVEIGDRVDLADA; this is encoded by the coding sequence ATGGAAAGCGACTGGGACGACTGGCTCCTTCGTGACGTCGAAGCGGCGACGCCCGACGGCGTCGCAGTCTGGTATCTGGGCTGTAACGGGTTCGTTCTCAAAGGAACCGACGGGACGACGCTCTTTATCGATCCGTATCTCGGACTGGGCGACCCGCCGCGGACGGTCCGGATGATCCCGGTCCCGTTCGATCCCGAGGACGTCGCCGAGGCCGACGCCGTTCTCGCGACCCACGAGCACACCGACCACGTCCACGGGCCGAGCCAGGCCCCGATCCTCGAGCGCACGGGCGCGACGTTCTACGCCCCCGACGACAGCCTGTCCGTCGCGCGCGAGGACGAAAACTGGACCGGGGAGTGGAACGTCACCGAGAACCAGCTCACCGAAGTGAACGAGGGAGAAACCGTCGAGATCGGCGAGTTCACCGTCCACGTCGAGGAGGCCCACGACGCCGACGCGACCCACCCGGTGAGCTACGTGATCGAACACGACGCCGGCACCTTCTTCCACGGCGGAGACACGAAACCCGGCGAGGCGTTCGACCGGATCGGACGGGAGTACGACATCGATCTCGGCGCGCTCGCGTTCGGTACCGTCGGGCGGATTCCGGACAAGGAGACCCGCGAACCGAAGCGCACGCGCTGGTACAACGATGAGAACCAGATCGTCGAGACGGCCGCGGCGCTCGAACTCGAGCGGCTCCTCCCGACCCACTGGGACATGTGGAAGGGGCTGACCGCAGACCCGAAAGTCCTTCATCACCACACGGCGAGCTTCGAGTTCCCGCGGCGACTCGAGATCGTCGAGATCGGCGATCGGGTCGACCTCGCCGACGCCTAG
- a CDS encoding cytochrome oxidase: protein MSNVARQDDPASVERIEHDEFDPVGTLALIAFYFAVLVLLWLFTYFVEFLGNVPTPVVVA from the coding sequence ATGTCGAACGTTGCCAGACAGGATGACCCGGCCTCCGTTGAGCGGATCGAACACGACGAGTTCGATCCAGTCGGAACGCTCGCGCTCATCGCGTTCTACTTCGCCGTGCTGGTGCTGTTGTGGCTGTTCACGTACTTCGTGGAGTTTCTGGGGAACGTCCCGACGCCGGTGGTCGTCGCATGA